From one Populus alba chromosome 17, ASM523922v2, whole genome shotgun sequence genomic stretch:
- the LOC140954912 gene encoding uncharacterized protein → MEDTQLKIQSGNIGDMFQILSPGSEIPHWFFNRSWGSSAAIQLPSDCHKLKAIAFCLIVHHTFPLNDLLQEDKAMNIKWQCHAKRNNCEQDDIIFRTECEIYNFKDSKMHDTDHVLLWHENWKEDSFSKYSDKEITFEFYPKAKAKSFDRNTSEMELREIEKHCKVKSCGVYILFDENPHLFSISDGDLSDQEDDYYSLYSSSSSAEDSGDDIDHENGDSKSCKTSPATSFFSHRKGYLLLLCFLTFAYLFLSWTSQFCFAPQFIPPPPT, encoded by the exons ATGGAAGACACGCAATTGAAAATTCAG TCTGGAAATATTGGAGACATGTTTCAGATTCTTTCACCAGGAAGTGAAATTCCACATTGGTTCTTTAATCGAAGTTGGGGATCTTCAGCTGCCATTCAGTTGCCCTCAGACTGTCATAAGCTCAAGGCAATTGCTTTCTGCCTGATTGTTCACCATACATTTCCATTAAATGATTTGCTTCAGGAAGATAAAGCCATGAACATTAAATGGCAATGCCATGCCAAAAGGAATAATTGTGAACAAGATGATATCATTTTCAGGACAGAGTGTGAGATATATAACTTCAAGGATTCAAAGATGCATGACACGGATCACGTGTTATTGTGGCACGAGAACTGGAAAGAAGATTCTTTCAGTAAATACTCTGACAAAGAAATTACATTCGAATTCTACCCGAAAGCAAAAGCGAAATCTTTCGATCGGAACACCTCAGAGATGGAGTTGCGTGAGATTGAAAAGCATTGCAAGGTGAAAAGCTGTGGGGTCTATATTCTATTTGATGAGAATCCACATCTATTCAGCATTTCTGATGGGGATTTGAGCGACCAGGAAGATGATTACTATTCTCTTTATTCCAGCAGTTCTTCTGCTGAGGATTCAGGTGATGATATTGATCATGAAAATGGTGATTCAAAATCCTGCAAGACTAGCCCAGCAACGTCTTTTTTCTCCCACCGAAAGGGTTATCTCCTTCTTCTATGCTTCTTGACATTTGCTTATCTCTTTCTCTCATGGACATCCCAATTTTGTTTTGCACCTCAATTCATTC CTCCACCACCAACTTAA